One Segnochrobactrum spirostomi genomic window carries:
- a CDS encoding ABC transporter substrate-binding protein: MSTLFATTALADTTLKLVEVITSPERTETLKSIVGKFEAANPGTKVEIISLPWGEAFQKFATMVSAGEIPDVMEMPDTWVSLYANNGMVESLEPYLKTWSETSDLSDRALELGRDVKNTAYMLPYGFYLRAMFYNKKLLAEAGVAEPPKTMAEFEEAAKKISALPGKSGYCLRGGPGGLNGWMMFGATMAGSNEFFRPDGTSTINSEGWVKGLTWVIDLYKKGYAPKDSVNWGFNEIVAGFYSGTCAFLDQDPDALIAIAQRMKADDYGVTTMPKGPDGKTFPTIGFAGWSMMSASQHKDLAWKLIATLEGPEGNIEWNKRTGALPALKSAAKDPFYSSPQFKGWFDELADKNAIPTVMPTYLEEFAYFKDSLAIKTTQQALLGDITPQELADQWADYLTKAQQKYLASKAK; the protein is encoded by the coding sequence ATGAGCACGCTGTTCGCCACGACGGCACTTGCGGATACGACGCTTAAGCTGGTCGAAGTCATCACGAGCCCCGAGCGCACCGAAACGCTGAAATCCATCGTCGGCAAGTTCGAGGCGGCCAATCCCGGCACCAAGGTCGAGATCATCTCGCTGCCTTGGGGCGAGGCGTTCCAGAAGTTCGCCACCATGGTCTCGGCCGGCGAGATTCCGGACGTCATGGAGATGCCGGACACCTGGGTTTCGCTCTATGCCAACAACGGGATGGTCGAGAGCCTCGAGCCCTATCTGAAGACGTGGAGCGAGACCTCGGATCTGTCGGACCGCGCGCTCGAGCTCGGCCGTGACGTCAAAAACACCGCCTATATGCTGCCCTACGGCTTCTATCTGCGGGCGATGTTCTACAACAAGAAGCTCCTCGCCGAGGCCGGCGTCGCCGAGCCGCCGAAGACGATGGCGGAATTCGAGGAGGCCGCGAAGAAGATTTCGGCGCTTCCGGGCAAGTCCGGCTATTGCCTGCGCGGCGGCCCGGGCGGCCTCAACGGCTGGATGATGTTCGGCGCCACGATGGCCGGCTCCAACGAATTCTTCCGGCCGGACGGCACCTCGACCATCAACAGCGAAGGCTGGGTCAAGGGCCTGACCTGGGTGATCGACCTCTACAAGAAGGGCTACGCCCCGAAGGATTCCGTCAATTGGGGCTTCAACGAGATCGTCGCCGGCTTCTATAGCGGCACCTGCGCCTTCCTCGATCAGGACCCGGATGCGCTCATCGCCATCGCCCAGCGCATGAAGGCCGACGATTACGGCGTCACCACCATGCCGAAGGGGCCCGACGGCAAGACCTTCCCGACCATCGGCTTCGCCGGCTGGTCGATGATGTCGGCGAGCCAGCACAAGGATCTCGCCTGGAAGCTCATCGCCACCCTCGAGGGCCCGGAAGGCAACATCGAGTGGAACAAGCGCACCGGCGCCTTGCCGGCGCTGAAGTCGGCCGCCAAGGACCCGTTCTATTCGAGCCCGCAGTTCAAGGGCTGGTTCGACGAGCTGGCGGATAAGAACGCCATCCCGACCGTGATGCCGACCTATCTCGAGGAGTTCGCCTACTTCAAGGACTCGCTCGCGATCAAGACGACGCAGCAGGCGCTGCTCGGCGACATCACTCCCCAGGAGCTCGCCGATCAGTGGGCGGACTACCTGACCAAGGCGCAGCAGAAATATCTGGCGAGCAAGGCCAAATAA
- a CDS encoding carbohydrate ABC transporter permease, producing the protein MTSSALRADLGADRRPFLKRLAQASEPYLYSAPALILIFTIMLVPLVLGISYAFRDVQLLNPFSGGFVGLDHFRALARDADFFRSLKNTLWWTGASVGLQFVFGLILALLLNQPFYGRGLVQALVFLPWAVPSFLAGLNWAWLFNPVIGPLPHWLYALGILSAPNNILSDPQLAMWGPIVANVWWGIPFFAITLLAALQAIPRDLYEAASIDGAGPAQRFLSITLPFLAPTIAITVLLRTVWIANFADLIIVMTNGGPADRTQIVASYIFTQAFKRLDFGYASAIALVLLALLLVYSMLIVLLRQSLMSKD; encoded by the coding sequence ATGACCTCGTCCGCCCTGCGCGCCGATCTCGGTGCCGACCGGCGTCCGTTCCTGAAGCGTCTCGCTCAGGCATCGGAGCCCTATCTCTACAGCGCCCCGGCGTTGATCCTGATCTTTACGATCATGCTGGTGCCCTTGGTGCTCGGCATCTCGTATGCGTTCCGCGACGTCCAGTTGCTCAACCCGTTCTCCGGCGGCTTCGTCGGCCTCGACCATTTCCGGGCGCTCGCCCGCGATGCCGATTTCTTCCGCTCGCTGAAGAACACGCTCTGGTGGACCGGCGCCTCGGTCGGCCTGCAATTCGTGTTCGGCCTGATCCTGGCGCTGCTGCTCAACCAGCCTTTCTACGGCCGTGGTCTGGTCCAGGCGCTGGTGTTCCTGCCCTGGGCGGTGCCGAGCTTCCTCGCCGGTCTCAACTGGGCCTGGCTGTTCAACCCGGTGATCGGCCCGCTGCCGCATTGGCTCTATGCGCTCGGCATCCTGTCGGCGCCGAACAACATCCTGTCCGACCCGCAACTCGCGATGTGGGGCCCGATCGTCGCCAATGTGTGGTGGGGCATTCCGTTCTTCGCGATCACCCTGCTCGCCGCCTTGCAGGCGATCCCGCGCGACCTTTACGAAGCCGCCTCGATCGACGGCGCCGGCCCGGCGCAGCGCTTTCTCTCGATTACGCTACCCTTCCTCGCGCCGACGATCGCCATCACCGTGCTCCTGCGCACGGTCTGGATCGCCAATTTCGCCGACCTCATCATCGTGATGACCAACGGCGGCCCGGCCGACCGCACCCAGATCGTCGCGAGCTACATCTTCACCCAGGCCTTCAAGCGGCTCGATTTCGGCTATGCCTCGGCGATCGCCCTGGTCCTGCTCGCCTTGCTGCTCGTCTATTCGATGCTGATCGTGCTGCTGCGGCAATCGCTCATGAGCAAGGACTAG
- a CDS encoding carbohydrate ABC transporter permease, producing MRPSRIALVGAHRLAILAYVVFALFPLFWLLKVSVTPNELLYSEGVRMWPSHATLQHFESVLAHSAFPTFFKNSLIVSGATAIIVTLVASLSGYALSRFSFRAKYWIVGLMLITQMFPLVMLIAPIFKILSPLGLTNSLTGLVIVYSAFNVPFATFLMQSFFDGIPKDLEEAAMIDGATQFMAFRQIVLPLTLPGIAATLGFVFTAAWSELLFALMLISGNDAATFPVGLLSFVSKFSVDFGQMMAAGVLALIPACLFFLLIQRYLVQGLTAGAVKG from the coding sequence ATGAGGCCGTCCCGCATCGCGCTCGTCGGCGCCCACCGTCTCGCCATCCTCGCCTATGTCGTCTTCGCGCTATTCCCGTTGTTCTGGCTGCTCAAGGTTTCGGTGACGCCGAACGAGCTCCTCTACAGCGAGGGCGTGCGGATGTGGCCGTCGCACGCCACCTTGCAGCATTTCGAGTCGGTGCTCGCCCACAGCGCCTTCCCGACCTTCTTCAAGAACAGCCTCATCGTCTCCGGCGCCACTGCGATCATCGTCACCTTGGTCGCCTCGCTCTCGGGCTACGCGCTGTCGCGCTTCTCGTTCCGGGCGAAGTACTGGATCGTCGGGCTGATGCTGATCACCCAGATGTTCCCGCTCGTCATGCTGATCGCGCCGATCTTCAAGATCCTGTCGCCGCTCGGCCTCACCAACAGCCTGACCGGGCTCGTCATCGTCTATTCCGCCTTCAACGTGCCGTTCGCGACCTTCCTGATGCAGTCCTTCTTCGACGGCATCCCGAAGGACCTCGAAGAGGCGGCGATGATCGACGGCGCGACGCAGTTCATGGCGTTCCGCCAGATCGTGCTGCCGCTGACGCTGCCCGGCATCGCGGCGACGCTCGGCTTCGTCTTCACGGCGGCCTGGAGCGAGCTCCTGTTCGCCCTGATGCTGATCTCCGGCAACGACGCGGCGACATTTCCCGTCGGCTTGCTGTCCTTCGTCTCCAAGTTCTCGGTCGATTTCGGGCAGATGATGGCCGCGGGCGTCCTCGCGCTCATTCCGGCCTGCCTCTTCTTCCTGCTCATCCAGCGTTATCTCGTGCAGGGCCTCACCGCCGGCGCGGTCAAGGGCTGA
- a CDS encoding ABC transporter ATP-binding protein, with translation MASISISGITKAFGQFPVLNGIDLAIEDGEFVVLVGPSGCGKSTLLRVIAGLETATAGEIRIADRRVNELAPKDRDIAMVFQSYALYPHMSVAENMSYSLRLRKTAKDKITAMVKSAAAKLELDPLLERRPKALSGGQRQRVAMGRAVVRQPKAFLFDEPLSNLDARLREQMRAEIKRLHRELRATSIYVTHDQIEAMTLADRIVAMHGGVVQQVGTPLDLYDRPANLFVAGFIGSPGMNFLDGTYTEAGAAAAVVLKDGTAVPVKPRGGLADGTRVTLGIRPEHVATGTSGMVEAGVDLIEPTGFGVIMHLSVHGLPLKVFTLDRSVMTDATTVRLTFPEAHLHIFDAAGNRAD, from the coding sequence ATGGCGTCCATCTCGATATCCGGCATCACCAAGGCCTTCGGCCAGTTCCCGGTCCTGAACGGGATCGACCTCGCGATCGAGGACGGCGAGTTCGTCGTCCTCGTGGGACCGTCCGGCTGCGGCAAATCCACCTTGCTGCGGGTCATCGCGGGCCTCGAAACCGCGACCGCGGGCGAGATCCGCATCGCGGATCGGCGCGTCAACGAGCTCGCGCCGAAGGACCGCGACATCGCCATGGTGTTCCAGTCCTACGCGCTCTATCCGCACATGTCCGTCGCGGAGAACATGAGCTACAGCCTGCGGCTTCGCAAAACCGCGAAGGACAAGATCACGGCGATGGTGAAGAGCGCCGCCGCCAAGCTCGAGCTCGATCCGCTTCTGGAGCGCCGTCCGAAGGCGCTGTCCGGCGGCCAGCGCCAGCGCGTCGCCATGGGGCGCGCCGTGGTGCGCCAGCCGAAGGCCTTTCTGTTCGACGAGCCCTTGTCGAACCTCGATGCCCGCCTGCGCGAGCAGATGCGCGCCGAGATCAAGCGGCTGCACCGCGAACTGCGCGCCACCTCGATCTACGTCACCCACGACCAGATCGAGGCGATGACGCTGGCCGACCGCATCGTCGCGATGCACGGCGGCGTGGTGCAGCAGGTCGGCACCCCGCTCGATCTCTATGATCGTCCCGCGAACCTCTTCGTCGCCGGCTTCATCGGCTCGCCGGGCATGAACTTCCTCGACGGCACCTACACCGAAGCGGGCGCCGCGGCCGCCGTCGTCCTGAAGGACGGCACCGCCGTTCCCGTCAAGCCGCGCGGCGGCCTCGCCGACGGCACGCGGGTCACCCTCGGGATCCGCCCCGAGCACGTCGCGACCGGCACCAGCGGCATGGTGGAGGCGGGGGTCGACCTCATCGAGCCGACCGGCTTCGGCGTCATCATGCACCTGAGCGTCCACGGCCTGCCGCTCAAGGTGTTCACCCTCGACCGCTCCGTGATGACCGACGCCACGACCGTCCGCCTGACCTTCCCCGAAGCCCACCTCCACATCTTCGACGCGGCCGGCAACCGCGCCGATTGA
- a CDS encoding LacI family DNA-binding transcriptional regulator, with amino-acid sequence MEEFSEFAGLSRPTVSKYFNDPNSVSKKTRIAIEGALKKSGFRPNIFAVNLNRRRSNIIGIIVPDAIDPFYMALTQRIELIASESGFLAFVLSSGGRAEAEERAVGTFQSMNVAGAIVAPLGAGSRPDTLAPLHRNVPLVYVDSPPNDAAAFVGTDNRQSFGLIVDYLCRSGEPPCYFGMPSVNTNAATRRAAYIEAMTQLNTEPHMVPLPESTSWDFERFAFDNAIRLLKQGVDALPSRTILCANDRLAFGVIAAAYQLGLRVGHGSDCDLRVAGHDDHPLSQYACPPITTVAQNCDEIGRLAIKLLLQKLGEEASGGEAGAEPLQEQILLKSELMLRRSA; translated from the coding sequence ATGGAGGAGTTCTCCGAATTCGCGGGCCTCTCGCGGCCGACGGTCTCGAAATATTTCAACGATCCGAACTCGGTCAGCAAGAAGACGCGGATTGCGATCGAAGGGGCTCTCAAGAAGTCCGGTTTTCGGCCGAATATCTTCGCGGTCAACCTCAACCGCCGGCGCAGCAACATCATCGGCATCATCGTGCCCGATGCCATCGATCCCTTCTATATGGCGCTGACGCAGCGGATCGAATTGATCGCGAGCGAGTCCGGCTTTCTCGCCTTCGTGCTGTCGTCCGGTGGCCGCGCCGAAGCGGAAGAGCGCGCGGTCGGCACCTTCCAGTCGATGAACGTCGCTGGCGCGATCGTGGCCCCCCTCGGCGCCGGCTCGCGGCCGGACACGCTCGCGCCGTTGCATCGCAACGTGCCGCTCGTCTACGTCGATTCGCCGCCGAACGACGCCGCCGCCTTCGTCGGCACCGACAATCGCCAGAGCTTCGGCCTCATCGTCGATTATCTTTGCCGGTCCGGCGAGCCGCCCTGCTATTTCGGCATGCCCTCGGTCAACACCAACGCCGCCACGCGGCGCGCCGCCTATATCGAGGCGATGACCCAGTTGAACACGGAACCTCACATGGTCCCGCTCCCCGAAAGCACGAGCTGGGACTTCGAACGGTTCGCCTTCGACAACGCGATCCGGCTTCTGAAACAGGGCGTCGACGCGCTGCCGAGCCGCACCATCCTGTGTGCCAACGACCGTCTCGCCTTCGGCGTCATCGCCGCCGCCTACCAGCTCGGCCTCAGGGTCGGCCACGGAAGCGATTGCGATCTTCGGGTTGCCGGCCACGATGACCATCCCCTCTCGCAATATGCCTGCCCGCCGATCACCACGGTCGCGCAGAACTGCGACGAGATTGGGCGGCTGGCGATCAAGCTTCTGCTCCAGAAGCTCGGTGAGGAGGCCTCCGGCGGCGAGGCCGGCGCCGAGCCGCTTCAGGAGCAGATCCTTCTCAAATCCGAGCTGATGCTGCGCCGGTCCGCCTGA
- a CDS encoding zinc-dependent alcohol dehydrogenase family protein, with the protein MQAIQFTGKGEATLAHLSIGPVPSGHALLRVKASGLCHTDIDVLHARYGEGAFPVIPGHEYAGTVEAVADDVTNVAAGDRVVVDPNLPCGRCAACRKGLSNLCVSLKAYGVTHNGGFADLSLVKVEHLHPIGDMPFHIAALAEPLACVANGLTAANVIGKAPIVPDNALVFGAGPIGLLMALSLKAQGVASVTVADINESRLAFAESLGLKGAVSGSTAITAAARTFDFIADATGIAAVVEGMIPLLADGGTALVFGVCAPEARITVAPFEIFRRQLKLVGSHSLNRNIPDALTILRKDGAVMERLVSHRLPLAEMLPFFEKKPSDPATMKVQFVAD; encoded by the coding sequence ATGCAGGCGATCCAGTTCACGGGCAAGGGCGAGGCCACCCTTGCCCACCTTTCCATCGGTCCCGTACCGTCCGGGCATGCGCTGTTGCGCGTCAAGGCCTCCGGGCTGTGCCACACCGATATCGACGTACTCCACGCCCGCTATGGCGAAGGGGCATTCCCGGTTATCCCCGGCCACGAATATGCCGGCACGGTGGAGGCGGTGGCGGACGATGTGACCAACGTCGCGGCGGGCGACCGGGTGGTCGTCGATCCCAACCTGCCGTGCGGACGGTGCGCCGCCTGCCGCAAGGGACTGAGCAATCTCTGCGTGTCGCTGAAGGCCTACGGCGTCACCCACAATGGCGGGTTCGCGGACCTGAGCCTCGTGAAGGTCGAGCACCTGCACCCGATCGGCGACATGCCGTTCCACATCGCCGCGCTCGCGGAGCCGCTCGCCTGCGTCGCGAACGGCCTGACAGCGGCCAACGTCATCGGCAAGGCGCCGATCGTGCCCGACAATGCGCTGGTGTTCGGTGCCGGCCCGATCGGACTTCTGATGGCGCTGTCGCTCAAGGCCCAGGGTGTGGCGAGCGTCACGGTCGCGGACATCAACGAGAGTCGCCTCGCCTTCGCGGAAAGTCTCGGTCTCAAAGGCGCCGTCTCCGGCTCGACCGCCATCACCGCGGCCGCGCGAACGTTCGATTTCATCGCGGACGCCACCGGCATCGCCGCCGTGGTCGAAGGGATGATCCCCCTGCTCGCCGATGGCGGCACCGCGCTCGTCTTCGGGGTCTGCGCACCGGAGGCGCGCATCACGGTCGCGCCTTTCGAGATCTTCCGGCGCCAGCTCAAGCTGGTCGGCTCGCATTCGCTGAACCGCAACATCCCCGATGCGCTGACGATCCTGCGCAAGGACGGCGCCGTGATGGAGAGATTGGTCTCCCACCGCCTGCCGCTCGCCGAGATGCTGCCCTTCTTCGAGAAGAAGCCGAGCGATCCGGCGACCATGAAGGTTCAATTCGTCGCCGATTGA
- a CDS encoding L-iditol 2-dehydrogenase, with protein sequence MRLQNKIALITGGARGIGLGFAQAFVAEGARVVIADVNITRAQEAAAAIGPAARAVKLDVTNIADIEAVVSAVDADEGGIDILVNNAAIFDMAPIQAITEESYEAVFGVNFKGPIFMMKAVANVMIARGRGGKIINMASQAGRRGEALVTLYCASKAAIISATQSAALALVKYGINVNAIAPGVVDGEHWEMVDAHFAKWEGLKPGEKKAQVAKSVPIGRFATPDDIKGLAVFLASADSNYILAQTYNVDGGNWMS encoded by the coding sequence ATGAGACTTCAGAACAAGATCGCGCTGATCACCGGCGGCGCGCGGGGGATCGGCCTCGGTTTCGCCCAGGCCTTCGTGGCCGAGGGGGCTCGCGTGGTGATCGCCGACGTCAACATCACCCGCGCCCAAGAGGCCGCGGCGGCGATCGGCCCGGCCGCCCGCGCGGTCAAGCTCGACGTGACGAACATTGCCGATATCGAGGCCGTGGTGAGCGCGGTTGATGCCGACGAAGGCGGGATCGACATTCTCGTCAACAATGCCGCGATCTTCGACATGGCGCCGATCCAGGCGATCACCGAAGAGAGCTACGAGGCGGTGTTCGGCGTGAATTTCAAGGGCCCGATCTTCATGATGAAGGCGGTCGCCAACGTGATGATCGCCCGCGGCCGTGGCGGCAAGATCATCAACATGGCGAGCCAGGCGGGGCGCCGCGGCGAGGCGCTCGTCACGCTCTATTGCGCCTCCAAGGCGGCGATCATCTCGGCCACCCAATCGGCGGCGCTGGCCCTCGTCAAATATGGGATTAATGTCAACGCCATCGCGCCGGGCGTCGTCGACGGCGAGCACTGGGAGATGGTCGACGCCCACTTCGCCAAGTGGGAGGGCCTGAAGCCCGGTGAGAAGAAGGCCCAGGTCGCCAAGTCGGTGCCGATCGGCCGTTTCGCCACACCGGACGACATCAAGGGCCTCGCCGTCTTCCTCGCCTCGGCGGACAGCAACTACATCCTCGCCCAGACCTACAATGTCGACGGCGGAAACTGGATGAGCTGA
- a CDS encoding ABC transporter substrate-binding protein, with protein MKSIISTLLASAFGLGLMAGIASAEEITIATVNNGDMIIMQKLSKQWEQKTGNKINWIVLEENVLRERVTTDIATKGGQFDIITIGGYETPIWGKQGWLASVDDLGKDYDYDDLLKPIRAGLTVDNKLFAVPFYSESSFTLYRKDLFDAAGLKMPDHPTYNDIKTFAAKLTDKSKEQYGICLRGKPGWGENMAFLGTMVNTYGGRWFDMEWKPQLTTQPWKNAIGDYVKLMQDYGPPGAVANGFNENQSLFSTGHCAMWIDATSAAGRVYDPKQSQVADKVAFTRAPTEVTPDGSSWLWSWNLAIPVTTQKLDTAKSFLKWATSKDYVKLVGETEGWVAAPPGTRKSTYENPNYIKAAPFAETVLQAILSANPNKPTKDPVPYTGVQFVAIPEFQSIGTVTGQQIGAALAGQQTVDAALEAAQTQVEREMTRAGYIK; from the coding sequence ATGAAATCAATAATAAGCACCCTCTTAGCCTCAGCCTTCGGGCTCGGCCTCATGGCGGGTATCGCCTCCGCCGAAGAGATCACGATCGCCACCGTAAACAACGGCGACATGATCATCATGCAGAAGCTCTCGAAGCAGTGGGAGCAGAAGACCGGCAACAAGATCAACTGGATCGTCCTCGAAGAGAACGTGCTGCGCGAACGGGTCACCACCGACATCGCGACGAAGGGCGGTCAGTTCGACATCATCACCATCGGCGGTTACGAGACGCCGATCTGGGGCAAGCAGGGCTGGCTCGCCTCGGTCGACGATCTCGGCAAGGATTACGATTACGACGACCTGCTGAAGCCGATCCGCGCCGGCCTCACCGTCGACAACAAGCTCTTCGCGGTGCCGTTCTACAGCGAGAGCTCGTTCACGCTCTATCGCAAGGACCTGTTCGATGCCGCCGGCCTGAAGATGCCGGACCATCCGACCTACAACGACATCAAGACCTTCGCCGCCAAGCTCACGGACAAGTCCAAGGAGCAGTACGGCATCTGCCTCCGCGGCAAGCCGGGCTGGGGCGAGAACATGGCCTTCCTCGGCACCATGGTGAACACCTATGGTGGCCGCTGGTTCGACATGGAGTGGAAGCCGCAGCTCACGACGCAGCCGTGGAAGAACGCCATCGGCGACTATGTGAAGCTGATGCAGGATTACGGCCCGCCGGGCGCCGTCGCCAACGGCTTCAACGAGAACCAGTCCCTGTTCTCGACCGGCCATTGCGCGATGTGGATCGATGCTACGTCGGCCGCCGGCCGCGTCTACGACCCGAAACAGAGCCAAGTCGCGGACAAGGTCGCCTTCACCCGCGCGCCCACCGAAGTGACCCCGGACGGTTCGAGCTGGCTGTGGTCGTGGAACCTCGCGATCCCGGTCACCACCCAGAAGCTCGACACCGCGAAGTCGTTCCTGAAGTGGGCGACGTCGAAGGACTACGTGAAGCTCGTCGGCGAGACCGAGGGCTGGGTCGCGGCGCCTCCCGGCACCCGCAAGTCGACCTATGAGAACCCGAACTACATCAAGGCGGCGCCGTTCGCCGAGACCGTCCTCCAGGCGATCCTCTCGGCCAACCCGAACAAGCCGACCAAGGACCCGGTGCCCTATACCGGCGTGCAGTTCGTGGCGATCCCCGAGTTCCAGTCGATCGGCACCGTCACCGGCCAGCAGATCGGCGCGGCGCTCGCCGGTCAGCAGACCGTCGATGCCGCCCTCGAGGCGGCTCAGACCCAAGTCGAGCGCGAGATGACGCGCGCGGGTTACATCAAGTAA
- a CDS encoding carbohydrate ABC transporter permease has translation MATQHTKGLSRLMIAPSVVLLLIWMVVPLSMTLWFSVQNYNLLNPGNVSFAGLLNYRFFYTDPAFFQSIWNTLFIVIGVLLITIVGGTAIALLVDQDIWGQGLVRIMIISPFFVMPPVAALVWKNMIMHPSYGVLADLARFLGLQPIDWFAQYPLTAVVLIVAWQWLPFATLILLTALQSLDGEQKEAAEMDGAGAGSRFIHLTLPHLSRAITVVILIQTIFLLGVYAEILVTTNGGPGYATTNLTFLIYRTALLGYDVGGASAGGIIAVVFANIVAIFLMRAVGKNLDR, from the coding sequence ATGGCCACGCAACACACCAAGGGTCTATCGCGTCTGATGATCGCGCCCTCGGTGGTGCTTCTGCTGATCTGGATGGTCGTACCGCTCTCGATGACATTGTGGTTCTCCGTGCAGAACTACAATCTGCTCAATCCTGGCAATGTCAGCTTCGCCGGCCTTCTGAATTACCGATTCTTCTACACCGATCCCGCTTTCTTCCAGTCGATCTGGAATACGCTGTTCATCGTGATCGGCGTCCTTCTCATCACGATCGTCGGCGGCACCGCGATCGCGCTCCTTGTCGATCAAGACATTTGGGGGCAGGGGTTGGTGCGGATCATGATCATCTCGCCCTTCTTCGTCATGCCGCCGGTGGCGGCGCTGGTGTGGAAGAACATGATCATGCATCCGAGCTACGGGGTGCTCGCCGATCTCGCCCGGTTCCTCGGATTGCAGCCGATCGACTGGTTCGCCCAATATCCGCTGACGGCCGTCGTCCTCATTGTCGCTTGGCAGTGGTTGCCGTTCGCCACCTTGATTCTGCTCACCGCGCTGCAATCCCTCGACGGTGAGCAGAAGGAGGCGGCCGAGATGGACGGCGCCGGAGCCGGGAGCCGCTTCATTCACCTGACGCTGCCGCACTTGTCCCGTGCGATCACCGTCGTGATCCTGATCCAGACCATCTTCCTCTTGGGCGTCTACGCGGAAATCCTCGTCACGACGAATGGCGGCCCGGGTTACGCCACGACGAACCTCACATTCCTCATCTATCGCACCGCCTTGCTTGGCTACGACGTGGGCGGGGCCTCGGCTGGCGGCATCATCGCCGTCGTGTTCGCCAACATCGTCGCAATCTTCCTGATGCGCGCTGTCGGCAAGAATCTCGATCGGTAA
- a CDS encoding carbohydrate ABC transporter permease produces MARAISPRRKAIATLLSWAIALLLFFPILYTIITSVKTEVEAISGFNLIPSFTFENYIEVETQRDYWKPFTNSVLLSIGSTFVALIISVPAAWAMAFSPTKRTKDVLMWMLSTKMMPSVAVLVPIYLMFRDLRLLDTHFGLIAILMLINLPIVVWMLYTYFREIPGEILEAARMDGATLWNEIIHVLMPVALPGITSTMLLNIILAWNEAFWTIRLTTANAAPLTAFIASFSSPQGLFWAKLSAASTLAIAPILIMGWFSQKQLVRGLTFGAVK; encoded by the coding sequence ATGGCCCGCGCCATCTCGCCCCGTCGCAAGGCGATCGCCACCCTTCTGTCCTGGGCGATCGCGCTGCTGTTGTTCTTTCCGATCCTCTATACGATCATTACGTCTGTGAAGACGGAGGTCGAGGCGATCTCAGGCTTCAATCTGATCCCGTCCTTCACCTTCGAGAACTATATCGAGGTGGAGACCCAGCGGGACTATTGGAAGCCGTTCACCAACTCGGTGCTCCTCTCGATCGGCTCGACCTTCGTCGCGCTCATCATTTCCGTCCCGGCCGCCTGGGCCATGGCGTTCTCGCCGACCAAGCGCACCAAGGACGTCCTGATGTGGATGCTCTCCACCAAGATGATGCCTTCCGTCGCGGTGCTCGTTCCGATTTATCTGATGTTCCGCGATCTCAGGCTGCTCGACACCCATTTCGGCTTGATCGCCATCCTGATGCTGATCAACCTGCCGATCGTCGTGTGGATGCTCTACACCTATTTCCGCGAGATCCCGGGGGAGATCCTCGAGGCGGCTCGGATGGACGGGGCGACGCTCTGGAACGAGATCATCCACGTTCTGATGCCGGTTGCGCTGCCGGGTATCACCTCGACGATGCTTCTCAACATCATCCTCGCCTGGAACGAAGCGTTCTGGACGATCCGGCTCACCACGGCGAACGCAGCGCCCCTCACTGCCTTCATCGCGTCGTTCTCCAGTCCGCAGGGCCTGTTTTGGGCGAAGCTCTCGGCAGCCTCGACGCTGGCCATCGCGCCCATCCTCATCATGGGCTGGTTTTCCCAGAAACAACTCGTGCGCGGACTGACGTTCGGCGCCGTGAAGTGA